A genomic stretch from Trichlorobacter lovleyi includes:
- the galE gene encoding UDP-glucose 4-epimerase GalE: protein MSDKILVTGGCGYIGSHVVRQLSEAGHQVVVYDNLSTGFRDALLHGEELIQAELADHATLEATFQKHCFKTVLHFAAAIVAPESVSLPLTYYGNNTRNTLGLLETCVRHGVERFIFSSTAAVYGFPEGGSASEETLLAPINPYGTSKLMSEWMLRDTAAAHGLKYVALRYFNVAGADPQARIGQRTPEATHLIKIACQTALGQRQQAAIYGTDYPTPDGTGIRDYIHIEDLAAAHLAALGYLDKGGESTAINVGYGKGGSVREVLAMVKQVSGVDFKVVEEGRRPGDPACLIAQAEKIKQLTDWRPRFDSLQTIVEDAWRWESKLAKM from the coding sequence ATGTCAGACAAAATTCTGGTAACCGGTGGATGTGGCTATATTGGTAGCCATGTCGTGCGACAGCTTTCCGAGGCAGGCCACCAGGTGGTGGTTTATGACAACCTATCCACCGGATTCAGGGATGCCCTGCTGCATGGTGAAGAGCTGATTCAGGCTGAACTGGCCGATCATGCAACTCTGGAAGCGACTTTTCAAAAGCACTGCTTTAAGACTGTGCTGCATTTTGCCGCCGCCATTGTGGCGCCGGAATCGGTCTCTCTGCCGCTTACATATTACGGCAACAATACCCGTAATACCCTCGGGCTGCTGGAGACCTGTGTGCGACACGGCGTTGAGCGCTTTATCTTCTCCAGTACCGCTGCGGTCTACGGTTTTCCTGAAGGGGGCAGTGCCTCGGAAGAGACCCTGCTGGCACCGATCAACCCCTATGGCACCTCCAAGTTGATGAGCGAGTGGATGCTGCGAGATACCGCTGCAGCCCACGGCCTTAAATATGTGGCCCTGCGCTACTTTAACGTTGCCGGGGCTGATCCCCAGGCTAGGATTGGTCAGCGTACGCCTGAAGCTACCCACCTGATAAAGATCGCCTGCCAGACCGCCCTTGGCCAGCGTCAGCAGGCCGCCATCTACGGTACGGACTACCCCACGCCGGACGGTACCGGTATCCGCGACTATATCCATATTGAAGACCTGGCCGCAGCCCACCTGGCAGCCCTTGGCTACCTGGACAAGGGTGGTGAGTCCACTGCCATCAATGTGGGCTATGGCAAAGGCGGTAGCGTGCGGGAGGTGCTGGCCATGGTTAAACAGGTCAGTGGTGTTGACTTCAAGGTGGTTGAAGAGGGGCGTCGCCCCGGCGATCCAGCCTGTTTGATTGCCCAGGCGGAAAAAATCAAGCAGCTGACTGACTGGCGGCCACGCTTTGATTCACTGCAGACTATTGTCGAAGATGCCTGGCGCTGGGAGAGTAAACTGGCGAAGATGTAG
- a CDS encoding Fic family protein, with amino-acid sequence MYIWELPQWPDWQFDMLRLAGALADTRHVQGRLIGRMEALGFPLQDQAELSTLTQDVIKSSEIEGEQLNAEQVRSSLARRLGVEIGALAPVDRHIDGVVEMMLDATRQYAQPLTKERLFAWHGALFPAGRSGLTVLRVAQWRDDAAGPMQVVSGAFGHEKVHYQAPPAACLDAEMDRFLVWFNSEDSGIDPVLKAGLAHLWFVTLHPFEDGNGRIARAIGDMALARSEGTNRRFYSLSARIRYNRSGYYRMLEQTQKGGLNITRWLDWFLKTLGQALQQAEITLAQVLIRARFWEQCKTRSLNQRQIMLLNRLLDGFEGKLTSSKWAKLANCSQDTALRDITQLLEHGLLRRSEAAGRSTGYELILIGE; translated from the coding sequence ATGTATATCTGGGAGTTACCACAGTGGCCTGATTGGCAGTTTGATATGCTTCGTCTTGCCGGAGCATTGGCCGACACGCGGCATGTTCAGGGACGTCTGATCGGCAGGATGGAAGCACTGGGCTTTCCTCTGCAAGATCAGGCAGAACTTTCCACACTGACCCAGGATGTCATAAAAAGTAGTGAAATAGAGGGGGAGCAACTCAATGCAGAACAGGTGCGCTCCTCGTTAGCACGCCGTCTGGGGGTTGAAATCGGGGCGCTGGCACCGGTTGATCGTCACATTGATGGCGTGGTTGAGATGATGCTTGATGCCACCCGTCAGTATGCACAACCGCTTACCAAAGAACGCCTGTTTGCCTGGCACGGCGCCCTTTTCCCTGCTGGACGCAGCGGTCTGACTGTACTGCGTGTAGCGCAATGGCGGGATGACGCAGCAGGTCCGATGCAGGTTGTTTCAGGTGCCTTTGGCCATGAAAAAGTACATTATCAAGCCCCGCCTGCCGCCTGCCTTGACGCTGAAATGGATCGCTTTCTTGTCTGGTTTAATTCAGAAGACTCAGGGATTGACCCGGTGCTAAAAGCCGGGTTAGCTCACCTCTGGTTTGTCACGCTACACCCTTTTGAAGACGGCAACGGCAGAATTGCACGGGCCATTGGCGACATGGCGCTGGCCCGTTCCGAAGGAACCAATCGTCGTTTTTACAGCCTGTCAGCTCGGATTCGTTATAACCGTAGCGGCTACTACCGGATGCTTGAACAGACCCAGAAGGGTGGTTTGAATATCACTCGCTGGCTTGACTGGTTTTTGAAAACCCTGGGCCAGGCGCTACAACAGGCTGAAATAACTCTGGCTCAGGTATTGATTAGAGCCCGGTTTTGGGAACAGTGCAAAACGCGTAGTCTCAACCAGCGTCAGATCATGCTGCTGAATCGCCTGCTGGATGGTTTTGAAGGCAAGCTGACCAGTTCTAAATGGGCCAAACTGGCCAACTGCTCTCAAGATACTGCCCTGCGTGATATTACCCAGCTGCTGGAACATGGATTACTCCGCAGATCAGAGGCGGCAGGTCGCAGCACCGGGTACGAGCTGATACTGATTGGGGAATAA